TCGATTCTTGTTTTTAGCGTTAAGTGAGTTAATGTGTTccttaacagtatttaaattgtatttctaaatatggaCTCTGGttcgaaataaagatattattattattaatattattattattataaatatctcGCTCTCTAATGTGCTCGCCATAATATGAGCGAGCCTGCTTCATCTGATACGGTCCTAAAGAAATTAGTTTTAACTCATTCATATCTAAACGTGGAAATCTATTAAGTTCTGGCAGGTTTGCATCAATTCTtgcaaataataattgcaatacTCTACGTCTGTTTAAATTATACTCTTGTATAAACTGACCTAAATAATTAGGTAAGTTCAACCTTGAGGTTGCTATTTGAACAATTTGATCAGCATTTTCAGGATTTTCTATTACTTTGTGGAATTTATTAATGAGTGCAGCAGCAATCCTAAAATCCTCCATCATGTGTGCAGAAGccaagttaataaaaacatttctaaaaagtTTATAGTCCCGTTTAAACCTGCCATTGACAACTTCTACAACCCATCGGCACAGCGTGACACATCTACTTTTGTTCGCCTGTAAGGTTGATAATTGAGTTTCCCCTTCATCTTTAGTTTCAGGTTTATGTACCTTGTAACCAAGAGCTTCTAGGTTGGAAACCGAATCTCTGAAGCCACggtctaaaataaatacatcattttgcctaaagtattgaaataaccCACCACTGCTAGaaactaaataattcattatttccGCGTCTGTTTGGGTTGCAGCAAATGGTCCAAAAACATCTATAATATGACCATCACAACAGACTACTAAGAATGGTTTTGTAAGGTTATGATACTTATGAAGACTGTATgtctttttttggtatttatagTTGGAACTTTTTTGTACGTCAAGGTATGTACCATCACACTGAACTATGGCCCACCTGTCAGAAGCATCAGAGTGAGGATTTCCAAATAATTTTTCAGGAATGGTAGTGTTTCGTGCAACTATTTCTTGGTGAGAGATGTGAGACACACCAAGATGAAGCGGAACAAAATGATCAGTCAGACAATTCCTCACAAGATTCATTTTGTATTGCAAAGTAGATTTAGCAATTCTAAAAAAACTAGATATCCTAGCATCACTATCACCAGTTCGATACTTAATTAAAAGCATTGCTAATGcagattttgaatttttggGAACAACAGACTGTATTGGTATACTATTATGCAATTCAATGAACTCTTGGGTGGTGCGCCCTGTCCAATAATGGCATACATGATTAGgcattaaatcaatattttcaaaatcaataacattttctacatttttactGTCCAACAAGTTTTCAATTTCAAGTGCTgtgaaagtatttgttaaacttGAGTTATCTAATAATAGCTCCCATTCATTAGAATGCAAATGATTTTCACATATCCTTGCACATCGAGGCACATAAAGCTTATTATGAAACAgcaag
This region of Trichoplusia ni isolate ovarian cell line Hi5 unplaced genomic scaffold, tn1 tig00003159, whole genome shotgun sequence genomic DNA includes:
- the LOC113507812 gene encoding uncharacterized protein LOC113507812, encoding MRANREVSRRNITDSNRFDALEDHQTDENIQIPIPPPLPPPLPPPLPPQLPPPLAPHLHLSAGQDVSSIALPNYRRCANTSRRCIFDGCQQSAGHLVPTLIKSALLFHNKLYVPRCARICENHLHSNEWELLLDNSSLTNTFTALEIENLLDSKNVENVIDFENIDLMPNHVCHYWTGRTTQEFIELHNSIPIQSVVPKNSKSALAMLLIKYRTGDSDARISSFFRIAKSTLQYKMNLVRNCLTDHFVPLHLGVSHISHQEIVARNTTIPEKLFGNPHSDASDRWAIVQCDGTYLDVQKSSNYKYQKKTYSLHKYHNLTKPFLVVCCDGHIIDVFGPFAATQTDAEIMNYLVSSSGGLFQYFRQNDVFILDRGFRDSVSNLEALGYKVHKPETKDEGETQLSTLQANKSRCVTLCRWVVEVVNGRFKRDYKLFRNVFINLASAHMMEDFRIAAALINKFHKVIENPENADQIVQIATSRLNLPNYLGQFIQEYNLNRRRVLQLLFARIDANLPELNRFPRLDMNELKLISLGPYQMKQARSYYGEHIRERDIYNNNNINNNNIFISNQSPYLEIQFKYC